The following are from one region of the Funiculus sociatus GB2-C1 genome:
- a CDS encoding MerR family transcriptional regulator, producing MDTLRRWEAAGKIKAMRTPTGHRRYDMTSLVTGSEEVQTLEKGSLLGEDTLQQIAKGLCEYEQQIPKSLWAYPAALQLGVEKLALACLIAGVRQPIQGVPDFVSRWAQRPLKDWDIEIDCPEEWLDKQLIEDQKPSGFCIETAGEYFDDWGNFQKKVINEVMTKAAQNPELYTRFRKYLIETPVVTKGQFFVDSAVDFKPVQDLLLNSYEKAPESYKSGEKFYCCGHCGGLMYLTKDDKLKCENKHCAKEKKNPVPLADTQYDEIFWLKKDLRYFIHRPGKAELRLEERLKQLNLLKVKLYPELDQYDLHLVFPDGTVWAVDVKFWESAYNLAKKVNQPIRKLKHQPYDESFFVFPDELKSYGQEYIQEFRGYCTVPLKKSQVMFESLFVQKVIKKLGI from the coding sequence GTGGATACTCTCAGGCGTTGGGAGGCGGCGGGAAAGATTAAGGCCATGAGGACGCCAACAGGACACAGAAGGTACGACATGACTTCATTAGTTACGGGTAGCGAGGAAGTCCAAACGCTTGAAAAGGGGAGTCTGCTAGGAGAGGATACCCTGCAACAGATAGCCAAGGGTTTATGTGAGTATGAACAGCAAATCCCCAAAAGCCTCTGGGCATATCCGGCTGCCTTGCAATTAGGGGTAGAGAAGCTGGCACTTGCTTGTTTAATAGCGGGAGTGCGTCAACCGATACAAGGAGTTCCTGATTTTGTGTCCAGATGGGCGCAGCGCCCCTTAAAAGATTGGGATATAGAAATTGATTGCCCTGAAGAATGGCTTGATAAGCAACTAATAGAAGACCAAAAGCCGAGTGGGTTTTGTATTGAAACAGCAGGGGAATACTTCGATGACTGGGGGAATTTCCAAAAGAAAGTGATTAATGAGGTAATGACTAAAGCTGCACAAAACCCTGAACTATATACGAGGTTTAGGAAGTATCTTATTGAAACACCTGTGGTAACAAAGGGACAATTTTTTGTTGATAGTGCAGTAGATTTTAAGCCAGTGCAAGACCTTCTGCTAAATAGCTATGAAAAAGCTCCAGAGTCTTACAAGTCAGGTGAAAAATTTTACTGTTGCGGTCATTGTGGTGGTCTAATGTATCTGACCAAAGATGATAAATTAAAGTGTGAAAACAAACATTGTGCTAAGGAAAAAAAGAATCCTGTCCCTTTAGCCGATACTCAGTATGATGAAATCTTCTGGCTTAAGAAGGATTTGCGATATTTTATTCATCGTCCAGGGAAAGCAGAACTCAGGCTAGAAGAGAGATTGAAACAGTTAAACCTACTAAAAGTTAAGTTATATCCAGAACTCGACCAATATGATTTACATTTAGTTTTTCCAGATGGAACAGTCTGGGCAGTTGACGTAAAGTTTTGGGAATCTGCATATAACTTAGCCAAAAAAGTCAATCAGCCTATTCGTAAACTCAAGCATCAGCCCTACGATGAATCCTTTTTTGTCTTTCCTGATGAACTGAAAAGTTATGGTCAGGAGTACATTCAAGAATTCAGGGGTTACTGTACCGTGCCGCTAAAGAAATCTCAGGTAATGTTTGAAAGTTTATTTGTACAGAAAGTTATCAAGAAACTAGGAATTTAA
- a CDS encoding NHLP bacteriocin export ABC transporter permease/ATPase subunit, with amino-acid sequence MVNQLTNTDLQGQLCCLKGNEPILLDEPQTVWVVQSGTVALFAVTVENGVVEGTRRYLFSCASGEALFGTQPSGNQPRRLLAVPIGETELLKVDRECFRQLVADGDTRVVALVESWLQQIDAGLSGVTTPVIQVKASGEARFSLVDGETLQPESEAKDATKFCCAIAWVLLSQGNVRWMGFEEVTLDSAAGIFPLTDGMWLEAVGEVQLATQTTIAIRDPDTLLGGLSQLHTQLLNYINLLEQQEAQEELQRLQDRERLNRQVTAEALGELASSLGTQEATFFLEGTPLLVVAGAVGRSLGVTIRPPARSQDLKRVKDPLEAIVRASRLRMRQVLLRDNWWERDCGSLVAYTQQDNQPVALLPVSATHYEIFDPANRTRVPVDARSASTLNPCAYMFYRSLPDKVLKAIDIFRFALKGRGRELLVIFLTGIAATLLGMLTPHATAILIDNAIPDSDRGLLLQVGLGLLVAAFGIALFRLAQGFALLRVETVSDASTQAAVWDRLLNLPVSFFREYTTGDLQSRVTSISTIRRQLSGTTLITLITGLFSLLNLGLLFYYSWKLALVAVAVAIVAIAITTLSGVFLVRKVRPLLEVKGNIFGQTVQLINGISKLRVAGAEERGFAAWSKNYSRQIKLELSTQNVEDLVALFNTVMPTLTSGVLFWFTIKLLEEAQTTGGIGLTIGTFLAFNSAFGTFIKGATDVSNTVTNALQVVPQWKRAQPILETIPEVDLSKADPGMLMGRIVVDHITFRYRQDGPLTLDDVSLYAEPGEFIALVGGSGSGKSTIFRLLLGFETAEDGTIYYDSQDLSGLDVDAVRRQLGVVLQAGRITSASIFDNIASGARITLDEAWEAARMSGFADDVAAMPMQMHTVISEGGSNLSGGQRQRLLIARALVLKPRILLFDEATSALDNRTQAIVSESLDKLQVTRMVIAHRLSTIRNAHRIYVLDCGRVVQQGNFDELASQEGLFAQLMTRQMA; translated from the coding sequence ATGGTCAACCAACTTACGAACACAGACTTACAAGGGCAACTGTGCTGTCTTAAAGGCAATGAGCCAATACTACTGGATGAACCACAGACCGTTTGGGTAGTTCAATCTGGCACTGTAGCGCTGTTTGCCGTTACGGTTGAAAATGGCGTTGTAGAAGGAACTCGCCGCTATCTGTTCAGTTGCGCTTCGGGAGAGGCACTGTTTGGAACTCAGCCTAGTGGCAATCAGCCGCGCCGACTCTTGGCAGTGCCGATTGGCGAGACAGAACTGCTGAAGGTAGATCGAGAATGCTTTAGGCAGTTAGTTGCCGATGGGGATACAAGAGTGGTTGCCTTGGTAGAGAGCTGGCTCCAGCAAATCGATGCTGGACTTTCCGGTGTCACTACGCCAGTGATTCAGGTAAAGGCTTCAGGAGAAGCGCGATTTTCCCTGGTTGATGGTGAGACGCTTCAGCCTGAGTCAGAGGCGAAGGACGCTACCAAGTTCTGTTGTGCGATCGCATGGGTACTCCTCAGCCAAGGAAATGTCCGCTGGATGGGATTTGAAGAAGTAACTCTAGATTCGGCAGCAGGAATTTTTCCCCTAACCGACGGAATGTGGTTGGAAGCTGTGGGGGAAGTTCAACTTGCCACCCAAACGACGATCGCAATTCGAGACCCGGATACCCTGCTTGGGGGACTGTCCCAACTTCATACTCAACTCCTTAACTATATTAATCTCCTAGAGCAGCAGGAAGCACAGGAAGAACTACAGCGCCTTCAAGATCGGGAACGTCTCAATCGTCAGGTGACAGCAGAGGCTCTGGGTGAACTTGCCTCGTCACTGGGAACTCAAGAAGCGACATTTTTCCTGGAAGGCACGCCTTTGTTAGTTGTTGCGGGTGCTGTGGGAAGGTCTCTCGGTGTGACAATTCGTCCCCCTGCTCGCTCACAAGACCTCAAGCGGGTTAAAGACCCTTTAGAGGCAATTGTCAGGGCTTCAAGGCTTAGGATGCGGCAGGTTCTGCTACGGGACAACTGGTGGGAGAGGGACTGTGGTTCTTTAGTCGCCTATACCCAGCAGGACAACCAACCAGTAGCGCTGCTGCCTGTTTCGGCTACTCACTACGAAATCTTTGACCCAGCCAATAGAACCCGTGTTCCTGTCGATGCCCGTAGTGCCTCGACGCTGAACCCTTGTGCTTATATGTTTTATCGGTCTTTGCCCGATAAAGTCCTCAAAGCTATAGATATATTCCGATTCGCGCTCAAGGGTCGTGGGAGAGAGTTGCTTGTTATCTTTTTAACAGGCATTGCCGCTACGCTGCTGGGGATGCTGACACCCCACGCTACTGCCATTCTGATTGATAACGCGATTCCGGATAGTGACCGAGGGTTATTGCTGCAAGTTGGATTGGGGCTGCTGGTTGCTGCCTTCGGGATAGCGCTATTTCGGCTGGCTCAGGGGTTTGCCCTGCTGCGGGTGGAAACGGTTTCGGATGCTTCTACCCAAGCCGCTGTCTGGGATCGGCTGCTGAACCTTCCAGTATCTTTTTTCCGCGAGTACACTACAGGAGATCTTCAGTCTCGCGTTACATCAATTAGTACAATTCGTCGTCAACTCAGTGGCACAACCCTAATTACTCTGATCACGGGGCTGTTCTCATTACTGAACTTAGGGCTTTTGTTTTACTACAGTTGGAAATTAGCCCTAGTCGCTGTGGCTGTGGCAATAGTTGCGATCGCTATCACCACACTTTCTGGCGTGTTCCTCGTCCGCAAGGTTCGCCCACTACTGGAAGTAAAGGGAAATATCTTTGGGCAGACGGTGCAGCTTATCAATGGCATTTCTAAACTGCGTGTCGCTGGGGCTGAAGAGCGCGGTTTCGCCGCTTGGAGTAAAAACTACAGTCGGCAAATAAAATTAGAACTTAGCACCCAGAACGTTGAAGACCTTGTCGCACTGTTCAATACAGTGATGCCGACGCTGACTTCTGGAGTCCTCTTTTGGTTTACTATCAAGCTTCTGGAGGAGGCTCAAACTACAGGCGGTATCGGACTGACGATTGGCACTTTCCTCGCTTTTAACAGCGCCTTTGGCACTTTTATCAAAGGTGCCACGGACGTAAGCAATACAGTTACTAACGCTTTGCAAGTCGTCCCTCAGTGGAAACGCGCTCAGCCAATTTTAGAGACTATACCGGAAGTGGATCTGAGCAAAGCTGATCCAGGCATGCTCATGGGCAGAATCGTCGTAGACCATATCACCTTCCGCTACCGACAAGATGGGCCCCTGACGCTGGATGATGTGAGCTTATATGCGGAGCCTGGAGAGTTTATTGCACTGGTAGGCGGCTCTGGGAGCGGTAAATCCACCATATTTAGATTGTTACTAGGATTTGAAACTGCCGAAGATGGCACCATCTATTACGATAGTCAAGATTTGTCTGGGTTGGATGTTGACGCAGTGCGCCGACAGTTGGGTGTAGTCCTGCAAGCGGGTCGGATTACATCTGCTTCCATTTTCGACAACATCGCTAGTGGTGCTCGGATTACACTCGATGAAGCTTGGGAAGCCGCCCGAATGTCTGGGTTTGCTGACGATGTCGCAGCCATGCCAATGCAAATGCACACAGTCATTAGTGAAGGGGGTAGCAATCTCTCTGGGGGACAACGGCAGCGGCTTCTCATTGCTAGAGCTTTGGTATTGAAACCCCGAATTTTGCTATTTGATGAGGCTACCAGTGCTTTAGATAATAGAACACAGGCAATTGTCAGTGAAAGTCTAGACAAGCTGCAAGTTACCCGGATGGTGATTGCCCACCGGCTAAGCACAATCCGCAACGCTCACCGCATCTATGTGCTTGACTGCGGTCGGGTCGTGCAGCAGGGCAATTTTGACGAGCTGGCTTCTCAGGAGGGGCTGTTTGCCCAGTTGATGACTCGCCAGATGGCGTAG
- a CDS encoding Eco57I restriction-modification methylase domain-containing protein — protein sequence MSATELTRALLNKQLDSAKTQTERNQLGQFATSTALATDILEYARGLLPSNFKIRFLDPAFGTGSFYSALLQRFSLSQIVSAVGYEIDPHYGDEAIKLWGDTPLQLSIADFTQAKPPNSDEALANLLICNPPYVRHHHLTRLEKLRLKRTTEQTSSIKLSGLAGLYCHFLCLSDAWMASDALAGWLIPSGFMDVNYGQQVKEYLLNRVTLLRVHRFYPDDVQFEDALVSSAVVWFRKALPPVNHAVEFTYGGSLTAPKVRELVSVEVLRHTVKWTKFGLGYSSRNSNGQQLKLKDTASTEGMLLSSEGRNSEFLSLKLSDLFTIKRGLATGANHFFVLTPEQVSTHQLPLEFLKPILPSPRFLSVDEIEADSVGNPILKSKLFLLRCNLPLYEVKAKYPSLWKYLQMGVENGISDRYLCKHRSPWYSQEKRPPSPFLCTYMGRQNTSRGRPFRFILNHSMATATNVYLMLYPKPALEKALLKKPELLRLVWQALNQMDDETLMGEGRVYGGGLHKLEPKELGNAIAEKFLEILPSLSYVANPLSESLL from the coding sequence ATGTCAGCGACTGAATTAACACGAGCATTGCTAAATAAGCAACTTGATTCTGCCAAAACCCAAACTGAGCGAAATCAGCTTGGTCAGTTTGCCACATCAACGGCACTGGCAACAGACATTCTGGAATATGCCAGAGGGCTATTACCATCAAACTTCAAGATTCGTTTTCTTGACCCGGCTTTTGGGACTGGCTCCTTTTACTCCGCATTATTGCAGCGATTTTCGTTATCACAAATTGTTTCGGCAGTAGGTTACGAAATTGATCCACACTACGGGGATGAAGCGATTAAGCTTTGGGGTGACACGCCGCTACAACTCTCTATCGCTGACTTCACCCAAGCTAAACCTCCCAACTCTGACGAAGCTCTAGCTAACTTGCTCATTTGCAACCCGCCGTATGTCCGACATCATCATTTGACCAGGCTTGAGAAGCTGCGGCTCAAAAGGACAACGGAGCAGACATCTAGTATAAAGCTGAGCGGGTTAGCCGGACTCTACTGCCACTTCCTCTGTCTTTCAGATGCCTGGATGGCTTCTGATGCTCTGGCTGGGTGGCTAATCCCCAGTGGGTTTATGGATGTGAATTATGGACAGCAAGTAAAGGAGTATCTGCTCAATCGCGTTACGTTGCTGCGCGTTCATCGTTTTTATCCTGATGATGTGCAGTTTGAAGATGCACTGGTGTCTAGTGCAGTTGTTTGGTTCAGGAAGGCTTTGCCACCAGTAAATCATGCTGTTGAGTTCACTTATGGCGGGAGTCTGACAGCACCAAAAGTGAGAGAGTTGGTTTCAGTGGAGGTGTTACGCCATACGGTCAAGTGGACTAAGTTTGGGCTGGGGTATAGTAGCAGGAATTCCAATGGTCAGCAGTTGAAGCTTAAGGACACCGCCTCTACTGAGGGAATGCTGCTTTCCTCTGAGGGCAGAAATTCCGAATTTCTGTCGTTGAAATTGTCAGACTTATTCACGATTAAACGGGGTTTGGCGACTGGAGCTAACCATTTCTTCGTGCTGACACCAGAGCAAGTTTCTACTCACCAACTGCCTCTTGAGTTCTTAAAGCCGATTCTGCCGAGTCCCCGGTTTTTATCAGTTGATGAGATTGAAGCTGATAGTGTTGGTAATCCCATTTTGAAAAGCAAGCTATTCCTGCTGAGGTGCAACTTGCCTTTATACGAGGTGAAAGCCAAGTATCCGTCGCTTTGGAAATATCTCCAAATGGGAGTAGAGAATGGAATTAGCGATCGCTACCTGTGCAAGCATCGCTCTCCCTGGTATTCACAGGAAAAGCGTCCTCCTTCCCCTTTCCTCTGCACCTATATGGGGCGTCAGAATACCAGCAGGGGCAGACCCTTCCGATTTATCCTGAATCACTCAATGGCGACGGCAACCAATGTCTACTTGATGTTGTATCCGAAACCAGCTCTGGAGAAGGCACTCTTGAAGAAGCCTGAGTTGCTACGGTTGGTGTGGCAGGCTCTCAATCAGATGGATGATGAGACACTGATGGGTGAGGGTCGAGTGTATGGGGGTGGACTGCATAAGCTGGAGCCGAAGGAACTGGGTAACGCGATCGCAGAGAAATTTCTTGAGATTTTACCAAGTTTAAGCTATGTGGCAAATCCACTGTCGGAGTCGTTACTATAG
- a CDS encoding tyrosine-type recombinase/integrase, with amino-acid sequence MPRLKPEVAAELVLTSPLPLTSHPAAVYLSLLAPGSRPTMRQSLDAIASLLTQGQCDAMTLNWAALRYQHTAAVQGALLASRKPATAIKMMCALRRVLKEALRLDLMDATAYAKAIDLPQIRSNPELRGRALSEDEIAALFEACHNDSTPAGVRDAALIAILRVGLRRAEVVKLELKDFKASTGELKVRGGKGGKNRTVYLPSDAIVLVEDWLKVRGRSPGALLCPTWKQGRIHIRPLTPQAVLMILRKRALEAEVDLFSPHDFRRTFCSDLLDAGVDIVTVAALAGHSSPEVVAKYDRRGEETKRKAVEKLSIPSKGRTTK; translated from the coding sequence ATGCCTCGTCTCAAGCCAGAGGTGGCGGCAGAGCTGGTACTGACTTCCCCACTGCCACTCACTTCTCATCCAGCAGCGGTGTACCTTTCTCTTTTGGCACCCGGATCTCGACCGACGATGCGCCAGTCTTTGGATGCGATCGCGTCTCTGCTCACTCAGGGTCAGTGTGACGCGATGACGCTCAATTGGGCGGCGTTGCGGTATCAGCACACGGCAGCGGTGCAGGGAGCGTTACTGGCCTCGCGAAAGCCTGCGACGGCTATAAAAATGATGTGCGCCTTAAGGCGGGTACTCAAAGAAGCGCTGCGACTGGATTTGATGGATGCGACTGCTTATGCCAAGGCAATTGATTTACCTCAGATTCGGAGCAATCCGGAACTCAGGGGCCGTGCTTTAAGCGAGGATGAAATTGCGGCGTTATTTGAGGCGTGCCACAATGACTCGACGCCTGCGGGTGTTAGAGATGCGGCTTTGATCGCGATTCTTCGGGTGGGATTGCGTCGGGCTGAGGTGGTGAAATTAGAGTTGAAAGATTTTAAGGCGAGTACGGGAGAACTGAAAGTACGGGGCGGTAAAGGCGGGAAAAACCGCACGGTGTACCTTCCAAGCGATGCTATTGTACTGGTGGAAGATTGGTTGAAGGTGAGGGGACGATCTCCAGGTGCGTTGCTGTGTCCTACTTGGAAACAGGGTCGCATCCATATCAGGCCTCTAACGCCCCAAGCGGTGCTGATGATTCTTCGCAAACGGGCACTGGAAGCTGAGGTCGATCTGTTTTCTCCTCACGATTTTCGGCGGACGTTTTGCTCGGATTTACTGGATGCGGGGGTTGATATTGTGACGGTGGCTGCTTTGGCGGGACACTCTTCGCCTGAAGTGGTGGCTAAATATGACCGTCGGGGAGAGGAAACTAAACGAAAAGCTGTGGAGAAGTTATCAATTCCTAGCAAAGGGCGAACTACCAAATAG
- a CDS encoding pPIWI_RE module domain-containing protein: MVYPKIRLCAFRLKSDLPLQGFYVMNFPEEAKEVIRRITAKRDKTPIDKTALPVKSLYKGLRLVPGLIHIGKVSPKPEDFWLYSPHQLPKKYLSAILSYWIDTEFPDEPCNRRKIGITAQERQLAMSYLSADKLVWEKREVSYTNHFLTHPNGTANLSGNDFISLPHILATELTKPGLEFEVDGKKIQFYRTIPSSGQGAELISWQPLNYTEDGQTYYYSIVLKLRMVQEPDLHYPRLDVKPSVRRWLSIKDSKLSKSHGSNAYIRTQLNWGKALNPDELTEYFLSCRMVLKNRVADWDENLAILLKKLDILSVTPQQILANSSEALIGNPNIGITYKEGMKPKHKVAKGLPTANTHQLLSQIADVLKDYWQPIDCQRKDYKTNKQSSQFFDLKKPEKNFDEPILRKKAETDKQFAARKKRLLRKQETELKKCVKKKRESESDYQLRREELLTKQELESLSWQPQPEETEEAFQLRLEQFYEEGSSEQAALRRAIRSSVGEHLTVWIWYIYEENLVERLKAIKYCLGLPEAAPGSYSFPEGLTVAICVHEVAGLAQRLDLSPESKPNSTERGIAIKKRRDEIAALVQPVKSKLLGKVGVWFELYEKNYWKFVEKDKEGKENEKKPLLAPWGDPKSSIRLGFADEGLVSQFITPEQKNYCQKAICSFIDLLRSLGVRMAPSHITLPKVNKDTPINEVGLWLVNRTSETSGDGKPQTIPVLVKMSSLTAEISAIFPGLESWIAYDEALTRINKEGEGFTNDDKGKAKIRTFIQETLNKKELRGKPTLLYCLAQNIRQQWTWLQDTQISVKGLSFAERDKPVFEEFAGLRVIRLRSGDETSEWFGMDGEKVSGFITGLFKNLDNDRVFFSLGNKSSTMSDIPKDLSRIEQPGKPWVHPSLVEIAIGYYQEDDKDNLLDLAAIAHESRHGVLQYEDFLEVPRVLHYAKQMADYVLMLDDDDDASDN; the protein is encoded by the coding sequence ATGGTATATCCAAAAATTCGTTTATGCGCTTTCAGATTAAAATCTGACTTACCCCTGCAAGGATTTTATGTGATGAATTTCCCTGAAGAAGCAAAGGAAGTCATCAGACGGATTACAGCCAAAAGGGATAAGACACCCATTGATAAAACAGCTCTTCCTGTTAAGTCCCTTTATAAAGGATTAAGACTAGTTCCTGGTTTAATTCACATTGGCAAAGTATCACCCAAACCAGAGGATTTTTGGTTATACAGTCCTCACCAACTACCCAAAAAATATTTGTCAGCAATCTTGTCTTATTGGATAGATACAGAATTTCCCGACGAACCTTGCAATAGAAGGAAAATTGGCATCACTGCTCAGGAACGACAATTGGCAATGAGTTATCTGTCTGCTGACAAATTGGTTTGGGAAAAGAGAGAGGTATCCTATACAAATCATTTTTTGACTCATCCCAATGGAACTGCTAACCTCTCTGGCAATGATTTTATTTCGTTGCCTCACATTCTAGCGACAGAACTAACCAAACCAGGACTAGAGTTTGAAGTGGATGGCAAAAAAATTCAATTTTACCGAACTATACCATCAAGTGGACAAGGAGCCGAGTTAATATCTTGGCAGCCATTAAATTACACAGAAGACGGACAAACTTACTATTATTCAATAGTTTTAAAATTGAGGATGGTGCAGGAGCCTGACTTACATTATCCCCGACTAGATGTTAAGCCAAGCGTCAGACGCTGGCTTAGTATCAAGGATTCTAAGTTGTCAAAGAGTCACGGCAGTAACGCCTACATCCGCACCCAACTAAATTGGGGAAAAGCACTAAATCCTGATGAGTTGACAGAATATTTCCTCTCTTGCCGGATGGTATTAAAGAACCGTGTAGCCGACTGGGATGAAAACTTAGCTATATTGCTGAAAAAATTAGATATTCTTTCGGTGACTCCGCAACAAATATTGGCTAATTCTTCGGAAGCTTTAATAGGTAATCCTAACATTGGCATTACCTATAAAGAAGGGATGAAACCCAAGCATAAAGTAGCTAAAGGTTTACCGACAGCCAATACTCACCAACTTTTAAGCCAAATAGCTGATGTATTAAAGGACTATTGGCAACCAATAGATTGTCAACGTAAAGATTATAAGACAAACAAGCAGTCAAGTCAGTTCTTTGACTTGAAAAAGCCAGAAAAAAATTTTGACGAGCCTATTCTCAGGAAAAAAGCCGAAACGGATAAGCAATTTGCAGCCAGAAAAAAAAGACTGTTACGCAAACAGGAAACCGAACTGAAGAAATGTGTTAAGAAAAAAAGAGAGTCAGAATCAGATTACCAGTTGCGTCGCGAAGAACTCTTGACAAAACAGGAGTTAGAGAGTCTTAGCTGGCAACCACAACCTGAAGAAACGGAAGAGGCTTTTCAGTTGAGGCTGGAGCAGTTTTATGAAGAAGGTAGTAGCGAACAAGCAGCATTGCGGCGTGCAATTCGTTCATCCGTTGGCGAACATTTAACAGTTTGGATTTGGTACATCTATGAAGAGAATCTGGTAGAACGTCTCAAAGCTATAAAATACTGTTTAGGGTTGCCAGAGGCAGCACCGGGAAGTTACTCCTTTCCGGAAGGTTTAACAGTGGCTATCTGCGTACATGAAGTTGCTGGCTTAGCACAGCGCCTAGATTTATCTCCGGAATCCAAACCGAACAGTACAGAGCGAGGAATAGCTATAAAGAAGCGAAGGGATGAGATAGCTGCTCTTGTGCAGCCTGTTAAATCTAAACTACTTGGAAAAGTGGGAGTTTGGTTTGAACTTTATGAGAAAAATTATTGGAAATTTGTAGAAAAAGATAAAGAGGGTAAAGAAAATGAAAAAAAACCTTTGCTAGCACCTTGGGGAGACCCCAAAAGTTCTATTCGACTTGGTTTTGCTGATGAGGGACTTGTCAGCCAATTTATTACTCCCGAACAAAAAAATTATTGCCAAAAAGCTATCTGTAGCTTTATCGACCTGTTGCGCTCTTTAGGAGTGCGAATGGCTCCATCTCACATAACACTTCCCAAGGTAAACAAAGATACCCCTATCAATGAAGTAGGACTATGGCTAGTCAATCGAACTTCCGAAACTAGCGGTGATGGGAAACCCCAAACAATTCCCGTCCTTGTCAAAATGTCTTCTTTGACTGCTGAAATTAGTGCTATTTTTCCCGGTCTAGAATCATGGATAGCCTATGATGAAGCCTTGACCCGCATAAACAAGGAGGGAGAAGGCTTTACCAATGACGATAAAGGTAAAGCTAAAATCCGAACATTTATTCAGGAGACTCTCAACAAGAAAGAGTTAAGGGGCAAGCCGACATTACTGTACTGTTTAGCTCAGAATATCCGTCAGCAATGGACGTGGCTACAGGATACACAAATTTCAGTCAAGGGATTATCGTTTGCCGAGCGAGACAAACCCGTTTTTGAGGAATTCGCTGGACTGCGTGTTATCCGGCTGCGCTCTGGGGATGAAACATCAGAGTGGTTTGGGATGGATGGGGAAAAAGTATCTGGATTTATTACTGGTCTATTCAAAAATCTAGACAATGACCGTGTATTTTTTAGTCTTGGTAATAAGTCTTCGACGATGAGTGACATTCCCAAAGATTTATCTAGGATAGAGCAGCCTGGGAAACCTTGGGTACATCCTTCTCTTGTGGAGATTGCCATAGGCTATTATCAAGAGGATGACAAGGATAACTTACTAGACTTAGCTGCGATCGCTCACGAATCCCGTCATGGAGTTTTGCAATATGAGGACTTCTTGGAAGTGCCTAGAGTCCTTCATTACGCTAAACAGATGGCTGATTATGTCCTCATGCTAGATGACGATGATGACGCATCTGATAACTGA
- a CDS encoding XamI family restriction endonuclease, translating to MSVNADKPHLWKPDIAQSVDFYNSWFMQFAPTAYRDTRIATTISVESALARTANLTNITPAVLRQHPEVLPMLRMATAPPIARDRLIGLAGVPPNLVKNMEEKQRIPPRMSSILFDAELQKISQILARLADKDIFSWLDTGQEPTDTQVHRAATIVADRLCGALADPIVRNAQERRQLATIRQWLEQRGYSYIRGGAGLSFQTMQPGTFSFRLNIPVSLQGGIKQVNIPIDTVIKPLQSSPSDLPLLIEAKSAGDYTNPNKRRKEEAIKVAQLRLNYGNNIRFILFLCGYFDSGYLGYEAAEGIDWVWEHRIDDLGLFGV from the coding sequence GTGTCAGTCAATGCCGATAAACCACACTTGTGGAAGCCAGATATCGCCCAGTCAGTAGACTTCTACAACAGTTGGTTCATGCAGTTCGCTCCCACCGCATACCGCGATACTCGCATTGCCACCACTATCTCTGTCGAATCCGCCTTAGCCCGGACAGCTAATCTCACCAACATCACACCCGCCGTGTTACGGCAACATCCAGAAGTTCTGCCTATGCTACGCATGGCGACAGCACCGCCTATCGCCCGCGATCGCTTGATTGGTCTAGCGGGAGTTCCGCCCAACCTTGTCAAAAACATGGAAGAGAAACAGCGAATTCCACCCCGGATGAGCAGTATATTATTTGATGCTGAACTTCAGAAAATCAGCCAAATCCTTGCAAGACTGGCAGACAAAGACATCTTTTCATGGTTGGACACGGGGCAGGAACCGACCGATACACAAGTTCACCGAGCAGCGACAATTGTTGCAGATCGTCTATGTGGTGCGCTTGCTGACCCCATTGTTCGCAATGCCCAAGAGCGCAGACAGCTGGCTACAATTAGGCAGTGGCTGGAACAGCGTGGCTATTCATACATTAGGGGAGGGGCTGGGTTAAGCTTTCAGACGATGCAGCCTGGAACTTTCTCGTTTCGGCTCAATATTCCGGTGAGCTTACAGGGAGGCATTAAACAGGTTAATATCCCGATTGACACTGTAATTAAGCCGCTTCAGTCCAGCCCTAGTGACTTACCGTTACTGATTGAAGCAAAATCCGCTGGGGACTATACCAATCCCAACAAGCGACGCAAAGAAGAAGCTATTAAAGTCGCTCAATTAAGACTCAACTACGGCAATAATATCCGTTTTATTCTGTTCCTTTGCGGTTACTTTGATAGTGGCTATTTGGGCTATGAAGCAGCTGAAGGAATTGACTGGGTGTGGGAACATCGCATTGATGACTTAGGGTTGTTTGGAGTGTAA
- a CDS encoding transposase family protein, translating into MEYWREYRTQFHIATSWEIRESAVCRLRKEG; encoded by the coding sequence ATGGAGTATTGGCGGGAGTATCGTACTCAATTTCACATTGCAACCAGTTGGGAAATCAGAGAATCTGCGGTATGTCGCTTGAGGAAAGAAGGTTGA